A section of the Telopea speciosissima isolate NSW1024214 ecotype Mountain lineage chromosome 3, Tspe_v1, whole genome shotgun sequence genome encodes:
- the LOC122653945 gene encoding RNA-binding protein 25-like isoform X3, protein MAESYSSPALPDDQPDTYESEKPDIQPTQPDPSQPTPAPSSSSPSELSELPPTSSAVASVRTVAETPNSNSLLITPPPPLVQSFVPSSIAPGVFPPSAPSFRTVTPVPLPTPQFTPLTNPNFQNHNIQNPNIQPPGVNPVSIMLPGAPGGAGSVTVSVSPLRPAGMYQPPPGQPPTSAMMPMYQQMPNGFMLAPTTNHQGTVPPPGIPRFPSPYQTMVRPAFPLRPPGAGGVLPSLSRPPIPGIHPPIVPPVVRPVLPIVPLTEKPQTTVYVGKIASTVENDFMLSLLRLCGPVKNWKRAQDPSDGTPRGFGFCEFESAEGVLRALRLLSKFNVDGQELVLNVNQATREYLERYVEKKTEREKKPNETGNEEESQPGSEKSEPQSTSEKKDESDSADKENQDSSTFGIVTDEDQEADGDALEKLTSMIEERLKTKPPPPPPAPTTADGSAKSNSEMPSKSRDGDSDVDIMKSEDKNDDETTSENKPTSENDKPETSSPDRSRRYDRRGRDRDRGRDLKRDKEWELERYERERERERVRRERNREMKIREADRLYKERVKEWEVREREKEYQRQHEKEREKEREREHRREIMDQEDESDDDDTRKRRHRSSVYEEKRKKRQREKEDDLADRLREEEEIADAKRRAIEEQQMRKDEPKVEVANGLDESIVQEESNGEQAYEGDSGHFNHAGDMILGNGIADEATTVPAAVSDMRQSSNAPARKLGFGLVGSGKRTAVPSVFHEEDDDDAEKEKKMRPLVPLDYSTEELKSIHPSVSGAPSSNLAAATEFAKRISNSNTKEERSDSDRDRNRRSTDKSQRDRDRNDEDSNHARDENREKKLVDAKQLIDMIPKTKEELFSFEINWAVYDKHELHERMRPWITKKITEFLGEEEVTLVDYIVSSTKKHVQASQMLELLQSILDDEAEMFVLKMWRMLIFEIKKVETGLSLKPRA, encoded by the exons ATGGCGGAGTCTTATTCCTCACCTGCGTTACCAGATGACCAGCCAGACACTTATGAATCTGAAAAACCGGACATTCAACCAACCCAACCAGATCCGTCGCAGCCTACGCCTGCTCCATCATCTTCATCGCCGTCGGAGTTGTCGGAGTTGCCACCTACGTCTTCAGCTGTTGCTTCTGTTCGTACTGTCGCAGAAACCCCTAATTCCAATTCTCTTTTGATAACTCCGCCGCCACCGTTGGTCCAATCATTCGTGCCGTCGTCAATTGCTCCTGGAGTTTTCCCTCCTTCGGCTCCCTCGTTCCGCACTGTGACGCCAGTTCCTCTGCCGACTCCTCAGTTCACTCCCCtcacaaaccctaattttcagaATCATAACATTCAGAACCCCAATATACAGCCTCCTGGAGTTAACCCTGTTTCTATCATGCTTCCCGGTGCGCCGGGCGGAGCTGGTTCGGTTACGGTATCAGTGTCTCCCTTGCGACCCGCTGGTATGTACCAGCCCCCCCCTGGTCAACCTCCTACTTCCGCCATGATGCCGATGTACCAGCAAATGCCCAATGGATTTATGTTGGCGCCTACTACTAATCATCAGGGAACGGTACCTCCTCCCG GAATTCCTCGGTTCCCTTCTCCATATCAAACTATGGTTCGCCCCGCCTTTCCTCTACGCCCACCTGGAGCAGGTGGTGTGCTTCCATCGCTCTCACGCCCTCCTATTCCTGGAATCCATCCTCCAATTGTTCCTCCTGTTGTCAGGCCAGTTCTTCCTATTGTTCCCTTAACGGAGAAACCTCAAACCACCGTTTATGTTGGCAAGATAGCTTCAACTGTGGAAAATGACTTTATGCTCTCTCTCCTTCGG CTTTGTGGACCTGTGAAGAATTGGAAACGTGCTCAAGATCCCTCTGATGGAACTCCAAGAGGCTTTGGGTTCTGTGAATTTGAGTCTGCAGAAGGTGTTCTTCGTGCATTGCGCCTGCTGAGTAAATTTAATGTTGATGGGCAAGAACTGGTG CTCAATGTTAATCAAGCAACAAGAGAATACCTGGAGCGCTATGTTGAGAAGAAaactgaaagagaaaagaaacccaACGAAACTGGAAACGAGGAAGAAAGTCAACCAGGTTCTGAGAAAAGCGAACCTCAAAGTACCTCTGAGAAGAAGGATGAGAGTGATTCAGCGGATAAAGAAAATCAAGATAGTTCCACCTTTGGTATTGTGACTGATGAAGATCAAGAAGCTGATGGAGATGCTTTGGAGAAGCTTACAAGTATGATTGAGGAGAGGTTAAAGACCAAACCACCACCCCCTCCACCTGCTCCGACTACTGCTGATGGTTCTGCAAAGTCAAACTCTGAAATGCCTTCTAAATCAAGGGATGGGGACTCAGATGTGGATATAATGAAAAGTG AAGATAAAAACGATGATGAGACAACAAGTGAAAACAAGCCCACCAGTGAGAATGATAAGCCTGAAACAAGCTCACCGGACAGAAGTAGAAGGTATGACAGGCGAGGCAGAGATAGGGACAGGGGACGGGATCTAAAACGGGATAAGGAATGGGAACTGGAAAGGTatgaaagggagagagagagagaacgagttAGGAGGGAAAGGAATCGAGAGATGAAGATTCGAGAGGCTGATCGTTTGTACAAGGAGCGAGTTAAGGAGtgggaggtgagagagagagagaaagagtatcAACGCCAGCatgagaaagaaagggagaaggaaagggaacGGGAACACCGTAGAGAGATCATGGATCAAGAGGAtgagagtgatgatgatgatacaagAAAGAGGAGGCACAGGAGTAGTGTttatgaggagaagaggaagaaaaggcAACGGGAGAAGGAGGACGACTTGGCTGACAGATtaagggaagaggaagaaattgcTGATGCAAAGAGGAGGGCTATCGAGGAGCAGCAGATGCGGAAAGATGAACCCAAGGTTGAGGTAGCTAATGGACTGGATGAGTCCATTGTGCAGGAAGAAAGTAATGGTGAACAGGCTTATGAGGGTGACTCTGGTCATTTTAATCATGCGG GGGATATGATTCTAGGTAATGGTATTGCTGATGAAGCAACCACGGTACCAGCTGCTGTTTCAGATATGAGGCAGAGTAGCAATGCGCCTGCTCGTAAACTGGGGTTTGGGCTGGTAGGATCAGGAAAACGAACTGCTGTTCCTTCGGTTTTCcatgaagaggatgatgatgatgctgagaaggagaaaaaaatgagACCATTGGTTCCCCTTGATTACTCCACTGAGGAACTTAAAAGCATCCATCCTTCTGTTTCTGGGGCACCATCTTCAAATTTGGCTGCAGCTACTGAATTTGCTAAACGTATCTCCAATTCTAATACTAAGGAAGAGAGGTCTGACTCTGACAGGGATAGAAATAGGCGTTCTACTGACAAGAGTCAACGAGATCGAGACCGCAATGATGAGGACAGTAATCATGCCAGAGATGAAAACAGGGAGAAGAAACTTGTAGATGCAAAACAGTTGATTGATATGATCCCGAAGACCAAAGAGGAGTTGTTTTCGTTTGAGATAAACTGGGCTGTCTATGACAAG CATGAGTTACATGAGAGAATGAGACCCTGGATCACAAAGAAGATTACTGAGTTTCTTGGTGAAGAGGAAGTGACTCTTGTTGACTACATAGTTTCCAGTACAAAAAAGCATGTACAGGCATCCCAGATGCTGGAGCTGCTGCAATCCATTTTGGATGACGAAGCTGAAATGTTTGTGCTGAAGATGTGGAGGATGCTcatttttgaaataaagaaagtAGAGACGGGTCTTTCATTGAAGCCAAGGGCCTGA
- the LOC122653945 gene encoding RNA-binding protein 25-like isoform X1, which yields MAESYSSPALPDDQPDTYESEKPDIQPTQPDPSQPTPAPSSSSPSELSELPPTSSAVASVRTVAETPNSNSLLITPPPPLVQSFVPSSIAPGVFPPSAPSFRTVTPVPLPTPQFTPLTNPNFQNHNIQNPNIQPPGVNPVSIMLPGAPGGAGSVTVSVSPLRPAGMYQPPPGQPPTSAMMPMYQQMPNGFMLAPTTNHQGTVPPPGIPRFPSPYQTMVRPAFPLRPPGAGGVLPSLSRPPIPGIHPPIVPPVVRPVLPIVPLTEKPQTTVYVGKIASTVENDFMLSLLRLCGPVKNWKRAQDPSDGTPRGFGFCEFESAEGVLRALRLLSKFNVDGQELVLNVNQATREYLERYVEKKTEREKKPNETGNEEESQPGSEKSEPQSTSEKKDESDSADKENQDSSTFGIVTDEDQEADGDALEKLTSMIEERLKTKPPPPPPAPTTADGSAKSNSEMPSKSRDGDSDVDIMKSDGAEDKNDDETTSENKPTSENDKPETSSPDRSRRYDRRGRDRDRGRDLKRDKEWELERYERERERERVRRERNREMKIREADRLYKERVKEWEVREREKEYQRQHEKEREKEREREHRREIMDQEDESDDDDTRKRRHRSSVYEEKRKKRQREKEDDLADRLREEEEIADAKRRAIEEQQMRKDEPKVEVANGLDESIVQEESNGEQAYEGDSGHFNHAGDMILGNGIADEATTVPAAVSDMRQSSNAPARKLGFGLVGSGKRTAVPSVFHEEDDDDAEKEKKMRPLVPLDYSTEELKSIHPSVSGAPSSNLAAATEFAKRISNSNTKEERSDSDRDRNRRSTDKSQRDRDRNDEDSNHARDENREKKLVDAKQLIDMIPKTKEELFSFEINWAVYDKHELHERMRPWITKKITEFLGEEEVTLVDYIVSSTKKHVQASQMLELLQSILDDEAEMFVLKMWRMLIFEIKKVETGLSLKPRA from the exons ATGGCGGAGTCTTATTCCTCACCTGCGTTACCAGATGACCAGCCAGACACTTATGAATCTGAAAAACCGGACATTCAACCAACCCAACCAGATCCGTCGCAGCCTACGCCTGCTCCATCATCTTCATCGCCGTCGGAGTTGTCGGAGTTGCCACCTACGTCTTCAGCTGTTGCTTCTGTTCGTACTGTCGCAGAAACCCCTAATTCCAATTCTCTTTTGATAACTCCGCCGCCACCGTTGGTCCAATCATTCGTGCCGTCGTCAATTGCTCCTGGAGTTTTCCCTCCTTCGGCTCCCTCGTTCCGCACTGTGACGCCAGTTCCTCTGCCGACTCCTCAGTTCACTCCCCtcacaaaccctaattttcagaATCATAACATTCAGAACCCCAATATACAGCCTCCTGGAGTTAACCCTGTTTCTATCATGCTTCCCGGTGCGCCGGGCGGAGCTGGTTCGGTTACGGTATCAGTGTCTCCCTTGCGACCCGCTGGTATGTACCAGCCCCCCCCTGGTCAACCTCCTACTTCCGCCATGATGCCGATGTACCAGCAAATGCCCAATGGATTTATGTTGGCGCCTACTACTAATCATCAGGGAACGGTACCTCCTCCCG GAATTCCTCGGTTCCCTTCTCCATATCAAACTATGGTTCGCCCCGCCTTTCCTCTACGCCCACCTGGAGCAGGTGGTGTGCTTCCATCGCTCTCACGCCCTCCTATTCCTGGAATCCATCCTCCAATTGTTCCTCCTGTTGTCAGGCCAGTTCTTCCTATTGTTCCCTTAACGGAGAAACCTCAAACCACCGTTTATGTTGGCAAGATAGCTTCAACTGTGGAAAATGACTTTATGCTCTCTCTCCTTCGG CTTTGTGGACCTGTGAAGAATTGGAAACGTGCTCAAGATCCCTCTGATGGAACTCCAAGAGGCTTTGGGTTCTGTGAATTTGAGTCTGCAGAAGGTGTTCTTCGTGCATTGCGCCTGCTGAGTAAATTTAATGTTGATGGGCAAGAACTGGTG CTCAATGTTAATCAAGCAACAAGAGAATACCTGGAGCGCTATGTTGAGAAGAAaactgaaagagaaaagaaacccaACGAAACTGGAAACGAGGAAGAAAGTCAACCAGGTTCTGAGAAAAGCGAACCTCAAAGTACCTCTGAGAAGAAGGATGAGAGTGATTCAGCGGATAAAGAAAATCAAGATAGTTCCACCTTTGGTATTGTGACTGATGAAGATCAAGAAGCTGATGGAGATGCTTTGGAGAAGCTTACAAGTATGATTGAGGAGAGGTTAAAGACCAAACCACCACCCCCTCCACCTGCTCCGACTACTGCTGATGGTTCTGCAAAGTCAAACTCTGAAATGCCTTCTAAATCAAGGGATGGGGACTCAGATGTGGATATAATGAAAAGTG ATGGAGCAGAAGATAAAAACGATGATGAGACAACAAGTGAAAACAAGCCCACCAGTGAGAATGATAAGCCTGAAACAAGCTCACCGGACAGAAGTAGAAGGTATGACAGGCGAGGCAGAGATAGGGACAGGGGACGGGATCTAAAACGGGATAAGGAATGGGAACTGGAAAGGTatgaaagggagagagagagagaacgagttAGGAGGGAAAGGAATCGAGAGATGAAGATTCGAGAGGCTGATCGTTTGTACAAGGAGCGAGTTAAGGAGtgggaggtgagagagagagagaaagagtatcAACGCCAGCatgagaaagaaagggagaaggaaagggaacGGGAACACCGTAGAGAGATCATGGATCAAGAGGAtgagagtgatgatgatgatacaagAAAGAGGAGGCACAGGAGTAGTGTttatgaggagaagaggaagaaaaggcAACGGGAGAAGGAGGACGACTTGGCTGACAGATtaagggaagaggaagaaattgcTGATGCAAAGAGGAGGGCTATCGAGGAGCAGCAGATGCGGAAAGATGAACCCAAGGTTGAGGTAGCTAATGGACTGGATGAGTCCATTGTGCAGGAAGAAAGTAATGGTGAACAGGCTTATGAGGGTGACTCTGGTCATTTTAATCATGCGG GGGATATGATTCTAGGTAATGGTATTGCTGATGAAGCAACCACGGTACCAGCTGCTGTTTCAGATATGAGGCAGAGTAGCAATGCGCCTGCTCGTAAACTGGGGTTTGGGCTGGTAGGATCAGGAAAACGAACTGCTGTTCCTTCGGTTTTCcatgaagaggatgatgatgatgctgagaaggagaaaaaaatgagACCATTGGTTCCCCTTGATTACTCCACTGAGGAACTTAAAAGCATCCATCCTTCTGTTTCTGGGGCACCATCTTCAAATTTGGCTGCAGCTACTGAATTTGCTAAACGTATCTCCAATTCTAATACTAAGGAAGAGAGGTCTGACTCTGACAGGGATAGAAATAGGCGTTCTACTGACAAGAGTCAACGAGATCGAGACCGCAATGATGAGGACAGTAATCATGCCAGAGATGAAAACAGGGAGAAGAAACTTGTAGATGCAAAACAGTTGATTGATATGATCCCGAAGACCAAAGAGGAGTTGTTTTCGTTTGAGATAAACTGGGCTGTCTATGACAAG CATGAGTTACATGAGAGAATGAGACCCTGGATCACAAAGAAGATTACTGAGTTTCTTGGTGAAGAGGAAGTGACTCTTGTTGACTACATAGTTTCCAGTACAAAAAAGCATGTACAGGCATCCCAGATGCTGGAGCTGCTGCAATCCATTTTGGATGACGAAGCTGAAATGTTTGTGCTGAAGATGTGGAGGATGCTcatttttgaaataaagaaagtAGAGACGGGTCTTTCATTGAAGCCAAGGGCCTGA
- the LOC122653945 gene encoding RNA-binding protein 25-like isoform X2 — translation MAESYSSPALPDDQPDTYESEKPDIQPTQPDPSQPTPAPSSSSPSELSELPPTSSAVASVRTVAETPNSNSLLITPPPPLVQSFVPSSIAPGVFPPSAPSFRTVTPVPLPTPQFTPLTNPNFQNHNIQNPNIQPPGVNPVSIMLPGAPGGAGSVTVSVSPLRPAGMYQPPPGQPPTSAMMPMYQQMPNGFMLAPTTNHQGTVPPPGIPRFPSPYQTMVRPAFPLRPPGAGGVLPSLSRPPIPGIHPPIVPPVVRPVLPIVPLTEKPQTTVYVGKIASTVENDFMLSLLRLCGPVKNWKRAQDPSDGTPRGFGFCEFESAEGVLRALRLLSKFNVDGQELVLNVNQATREYLERYVEKKTEREKKPNETGNEEESQPGSEKSEPQSTSEKKDESDSADKENQDSSTFGIVTDEDQEADGDALEKLTSMIEERLKTKPPPPPPAPTTADGSAKSNSEMPSKSRDGDSDVDIMKSAEDKNDDETTSENKPTSENDKPETSSPDRSRRYDRRGRDRDRGRDLKRDKEWELERYERERERERVRRERNREMKIREADRLYKERVKEWEVREREKEYQRQHEKEREKEREREHRREIMDQEDESDDDDTRKRRHRSSVYEEKRKKRQREKEDDLADRLREEEEIADAKRRAIEEQQMRKDEPKVEVANGLDESIVQEESNGEQAYEGDSGHFNHAGDMILGNGIADEATTVPAAVSDMRQSSNAPARKLGFGLVGSGKRTAVPSVFHEEDDDDAEKEKKMRPLVPLDYSTEELKSIHPSVSGAPSSNLAAATEFAKRISNSNTKEERSDSDRDRNRRSTDKSQRDRDRNDEDSNHARDENREKKLVDAKQLIDMIPKTKEELFSFEINWAVYDKHELHERMRPWITKKITEFLGEEEVTLVDYIVSSTKKHVQASQMLELLQSILDDEAEMFVLKMWRMLIFEIKKVETGLSLKPRA, via the exons ATGGCGGAGTCTTATTCCTCACCTGCGTTACCAGATGACCAGCCAGACACTTATGAATCTGAAAAACCGGACATTCAACCAACCCAACCAGATCCGTCGCAGCCTACGCCTGCTCCATCATCTTCATCGCCGTCGGAGTTGTCGGAGTTGCCACCTACGTCTTCAGCTGTTGCTTCTGTTCGTACTGTCGCAGAAACCCCTAATTCCAATTCTCTTTTGATAACTCCGCCGCCACCGTTGGTCCAATCATTCGTGCCGTCGTCAATTGCTCCTGGAGTTTTCCCTCCTTCGGCTCCCTCGTTCCGCACTGTGACGCCAGTTCCTCTGCCGACTCCTCAGTTCACTCCCCtcacaaaccctaattttcagaATCATAACATTCAGAACCCCAATATACAGCCTCCTGGAGTTAACCCTGTTTCTATCATGCTTCCCGGTGCGCCGGGCGGAGCTGGTTCGGTTACGGTATCAGTGTCTCCCTTGCGACCCGCTGGTATGTACCAGCCCCCCCCTGGTCAACCTCCTACTTCCGCCATGATGCCGATGTACCAGCAAATGCCCAATGGATTTATGTTGGCGCCTACTACTAATCATCAGGGAACGGTACCTCCTCCCG GAATTCCTCGGTTCCCTTCTCCATATCAAACTATGGTTCGCCCCGCCTTTCCTCTACGCCCACCTGGAGCAGGTGGTGTGCTTCCATCGCTCTCACGCCCTCCTATTCCTGGAATCCATCCTCCAATTGTTCCTCCTGTTGTCAGGCCAGTTCTTCCTATTGTTCCCTTAACGGAGAAACCTCAAACCACCGTTTATGTTGGCAAGATAGCTTCAACTGTGGAAAATGACTTTATGCTCTCTCTCCTTCGG CTTTGTGGACCTGTGAAGAATTGGAAACGTGCTCAAGATCCCTCTGATGGAACTCCAAGAGGCTTTGGGTTCTGTGAATTTGAGTCTGCAGAAGGTGTTCTTCGTGCATTGCGCCTGCTGAGTAAATTTAATGTTGATGGGCAAGAACTGGTG CTCAATGTTAATCAAGCAACAAGAGAATACCTGGAGCGCTATGTTGAGAAGAAaactgaaagagaaaagaaacccaACGAAACTGGAAACGAGGAAGAAAGTCAACCAGGTTCTGAGAAAAGCGAACCTCAAAGTACCTCTGAGAAGAAGGATGAGAGTGATTCAGCGGATAAAGAAAATCAAGATAGTTCCACCTTTGGTATTGTGACTGATGAAGATCAAGAAGCTGATGGAGATGCTTTGGAGAAGCTTACAAGTATGATTGAGGAGAGGTTAAAGACCAAACCACCACCCCCTCCACCTGCTCCGACTACTGCTGATGGTTCTGCAAAGTCAAACTCTGAAATGCCTTCTAAATCAAGGGATGGGGACTCAGATGTGGATATAATGAAAAGTG CAGAAGATAAAAACGATGATGAGACAACAAGTGAAAACAAGCCCACCAGTGAGAATGATAAGCCTGAAACAAGCTCACCGGACAGAAGTAGAAGGTATGACAGGCGAGGCAGAGATAGGGACAGGGGACGGGATCTAAAACGGGATAAGGAATGGGAACTGGAAAGGTatgaaagggagagagagagagaacgagttAGGAGGGAAAGGAATCGAGAGATGAAGATTCGAGAGGCTGATCGTTTGTACAAGGAGCGAGTTAAGGAGtgggaggtgagagagagagagaaagagtatcAACGCCAGCatgagaaagaaagggagaaggaaagggaacGGGAACACCGTAGAGAGATCATGGATCAAGAGGAtgagagtgatgatgatgatacaagAAAGAGGAGGCACAGGAGTAGTGTttatgaggagaagaggaagaaaaggcAACGGGAGAAGGAGGACGACTTGGCTGACAGATtaagggaagaggaagaaattgcTGATGCAAAGAGGAGGGCTATCGAGGAGCAGCAGATGCGGAAAGATGAACCCAAGGTTGAGGTAGCTAATGGACTGGATGAGTCCATTGTGCAGGAAGAAAGTAATGGTGAACAGGCTTATGAGGGTGACTCTGGTCATTTTAATCATGCGG GGGATATGATTCTAGGTAATGGTATTGCTGATGAAGCAACCACGGTACCAGCTGCTGTTTCAGATATGAGGCAGAGTAGCAATGCGCCTGCTCGTAAACTGGGGTTTGGGCTGGTAGGATCAGGAAAACGAACTGCTGTTCCTTCGGTTTTCcatgaagaggatgatgatgatgctgagaaggagaaaaaaatgagACCATTGGTTCCCCTTGATTACTCCACTGAGGAACTTAAAAGCATCCATCCTTCTGTTTCTGGGGCACCATCTTCAAATTTGGCTGCAGCTACTGAATTTGCTAAACGTATCTCCAATTCTAATACTAAGGAAGAGAGGTCTGACTCTGACAGGGATAGAAATAGGCGTTCTACTGACAAGAGTCAACGAGATCGAGACCGCAATGATGAGGACAGTAATCATGCCAGAGATGAAAACAGGGAGAAGAAACTTGTAGATGCAAAACAGTTGATTGATATGATCCCGAAGACCAAAGAGGAGTTGTTTTCGTTTGAGATAAACTGGGCTGTCTATGACAAG CATGAGTTACATGAGAGAATGAGACCCTGGATCACAAAGAAGATTACTGAGTTTCTTGGTGAAGAGGAAGTGACTCTTGTTGACTACATAGTTTCCAGTACAAAAAAGCATGTACAGGCATCCCAGATGCTGGAGCTGCTGCAATCCATTTTGGATGACGAAGCTGAAATGTTTGTGCTGAAGATGTGGAGGATGCTcatttttgaaataaagaaagtAGAGACGGGTCTTTCATTGAAGCCAAGGGCCTGA